ACTAATACCAGACAAATCACACAGTGTTTGAATGATGCGAATGTTGGCCTGATGCGGGATCACGACGTCGACATCTTGGGTAGATAGCTTGCTACGCGCAAGTACGTTTTGAGCTGCTGAGCCCATGCCTTTAACCGCGCGTTTAAAGATTTCTTTTCCTACGAAGTTGAATTCCCAATAGCCGCTATCTGCGGCAAAGCGGTCCATTGAAGTACCAAATTTTGGTACAGAGAGAATGTCTCGCCCCTTTGAATCACAACCTAATTGAGCTTGCTGCAACCCAACGGGTTTATCGGTTTTGCTTAGCACGACAGCGCCGGCACCATCACCAAACAACACAGCAGTATCACGCATGGTCCAATCGATATAGAAAGACAGACGCTCTGCACCTATGACCAGAGCATTATTATAGTTACCCGCCTGAATCATACGTGTCGCCGTCTCTAAGCTATAGATAAAACCCGTACACGCCGCATTGAGATCAAACGCCGTTGTTCCAATCATACCAAGGTTCTGAGATACCTTTGATGCAATGTTAGGAATAAGAGAGTCTGGAGAACAGGTCGCGACGATAAGCAAATCAATATCATTCGCCTCAAGACCAGCACATGCTAGCGCATGTTTGGCGGCTACCGTCGACATATCAGACGTATTAACGTGGCTGATGCGACGATTTTCAATACCAGTACGCGTACGAATCCACTCGTCTGAAGTGTCAAGGAATGTACTTAAATCATCGTTGGAGAGCGTGGTTGGCGGCACGCATTTACCCCAACCTGTTATTTCTGCGTAGAATGTTGTCATTCGAAGCCTTTTATTCTTATTTGAGCTAGCGTCTCATTCAATCTGTTCAGTAAGACGGATAGAACTCTTGGGTAAATACTATTTTCAGAGTATAACTAGCGATTATCTGTGGTGTCATCTAATTGCTAAAATAGACGTCACACTTGCGTAGAAAAACACAAACAAGAGAAAAGTCATGTCTACATTCAACACACGCTGCCCTTCTTGCTCTGGCGTAAATCGTGTTCCCAATGAACGAGTATCTGAAAGCCCGAAATGCGGTAAATGCCAATCGGATTTACTCGACGGTGCGCCGATTGAAGGAACCGAACTCAACTTTGATGCTATTTTGAACAGCAGCCAACCGGTTGTCGTCGACTTTTGGGCACCATGGTGTAACCCATGTGTCGGTTTCGCGCCTGTATTTTCTGACGTCGCCAAAGAGCGAGCCAATAACGTTCGATTTGTAAAAATAGATACAGAAAGCCAGCAAAACCTCGCAGCTAAGTATCAAATTAGAAGCATTCCTACTGTCATGGTGTTCAAAGATGGCAAAAGAGTCGATATTATCAATGGCGCCTTACCTAAAGGACAATTTGATCAGTGGCTTAATGACGCTTTAACTAAGTAAAAGAAACAAAACTTTCCGCTTAAAAAAGGCCGCCAGTCGATACGACTAGCGGCCTTTTTTCTATCTACAACTAAAACTCGTATCGAAAAATGATTTTTATCGACACGACTAAAATTATTCGTTTTACCCAATATCAAAATAGCTCCATAGTCGCGCCGAAATACGTTCCATTTAATACACTAACTCAAGAGGCTACGACGTTGGAAAACATTCTTGCTCCTGCACCAAAAGCTCGCATCTCAGTACCTGTTATCGCGCTGGCTCTTTATGCGGTAGCATCAGGCTATTTAATGAGCTTGATCCCATTGATGCTACCGGAATACGGGCTACACAGCTCGTTGGCCAGTTGGTTAGCCAGTGTTTTCTATGCCGGTCTTTTAGTGGGTGCGATTGCGATTGAACCGTTAGTCACTCGATTAGGTCACAAGAGCGCTTTTGTTCTTTGTTTAAGTGTTTTCATCACGACCATTTTCGCGTTGCCGGTATTTACCAACTCAGTGGCATGGATGTGTGCACGCTTTTTGGCCGGTATCTCTGTCGCTGGCGTATTCGTTATTGTCGAGTCATGGTTGCTGCATGGCGACGAAGCGGCCAGAGCAAAACGTCTTGGCCTGTATATGGCGGCATTGTACGGTGGCAGTGCGATTGGCCAATTAGGCATTGGGATATTGGGGGTTAACGGTGGCGTGCCTTTTATTGCTATCTTGACTCTTCTGATTCTCGCTATCGTGGTATTGCTATTTGGAGAAACCGATCAGCCACAATCTGCGCATACGACCAATCTTTCGTTTAAGCAGATCACCAGATTAAGCCATGCTGCCATTGTTGGCTGCATGGTTTCTGGCCTGATTCTTGGCGCGATTTACGGATTAATGCCATTGGAACTCGCGCAGCAAGGTATTGATCATGATGACTTGGGCGGATTGATGGCTCTTATCATTCTTGGTGGCATGGCCGTTCAGCCAGTTGTACCATGGATGTCAAAGTACTTTGGTCGCACTTTATTGATGGCGTTTTTCTGCCTAGTTGGTAGCGCGGCGATTAGCCTAATTATGCTGGACGATAACATTCGCGTTTTAGCGCTTAGTCTATTTCTGCTTGGCGTTGCTGCTTTTGCTTTGTACCCCATCGCAATCAATCTAGGCTGCGATAAGTTGGACTCCCAATACATTGTTTCAGCAACACAAGTCATGCTGTTCAGCTATAGCTTGGGATCGGTTTTCGGCCCAATCATTGCGGGTTGGTACATGTCTGGTGATCATGGATTGATGGGCTACCTGTTCGCGATACTGCTTACAACTTGCCTAACTATGCTCGTTGCTAGCATCAAGACAAAACACCAAGCTATCGCTGGTGAATAAATCAATCACTTCTTTTCCTCTTATGCCGGTTAGATGCCCCCCTAGCCGGCTTTTCGCGTACTGCTCTGCGCTCGTGAACCAAATGGCGAATCGCATGTTACGGAACTGTTCGACAGCATCGCCACGGCTTCTAATGTGTTTGTCACCCACAAAGCGAAGGAAACCTTCCGTGTTGTAGAGTGACTGAATAAAATCTGCATCTCCTTCATTACGCAAGCGCAATTTCAAACCACGAGTGTCAAGATTCTCCATATCAGTTACTTACGTATTACTCAGGTAAATGGTGAGCTTACCACCTACACTTAACGTAGAAAGTGATTGAGGTTTAGAAGCTCAATTGTTGTTTCACGGAGGCCAATTATGCGCTGTTTGATTCTCATTTTACTGCTTATTCAGAGTATTGGGCTTGCGTGGAGTTACCCCGCTTACTCACCCAAATGGGCTCATAGAAGCGTCATTTACTTCGCACCGACCAATGACGAACATGTGAAGCAGTTTTTACTTGAGACCCTAATCAATGAATGCGAACTTTCCGACCGAGACGTTATCACTTTAGTCGTCACTCAAGATGGGTTTACCATTCCCTCTTGGGTCAAGAACGAGTTTAACTTACTCAGTATGTTTAGAGTTTATGATGTTGAACCAGGTACACATACCGCAATATTGATTGGAAAAGACGGTTCAGAAAAGTTGCGTTGGGGCAAAGCAACAGATTGGGAAAACATTAAACAAACCATTGATCGTATGCCAATGCGTCAGCGCGAAATAAAGCAGAGGCCAAGCCCCTGCTCTGCATAATTAAATGAAAAACAAACACCAGTCGCCCACTTTTTTTCACTGGGTTCACTCGCCCAACTTCAAACTCAAGTTGACAGGTCAGCACCATTGTTTTTTCACGTTACCCACTGATAGCCGTTGTGGCTCGCTTTCGTAGACATCTCAAAAGGTTAACGTTCCAATGCGAGGGCGTTAATTCATAATAATGTAATATGCTGATGTTAATTTTCTACTCAAAAATTACCCCTCTGATAGGAATTTAGTCTTTGATTATTAAAAAGCAAAAGCGATTTATTTAAATGAAACCACTCTAATAACCATATTTAAAATGCAGGTATACAACTATTTAAAACACTTGTTTAATTCATGGACTAATAAAAAAATTAAAAAATAATATTTCTATCACTTAAAGGTTTTCTTATAAACAAATGCAACTACCGAGACCTTTATTTTCAAAGCCTGCCATTTATTTAACGTTTACTAATTTATATATTACTAAAATCAATGAGAACAAACATTGCTCAGAAAATTACATTTAATGTGATCTATAGCGCATTCTAATTAATTACATTGCTATAGATTTATCCAAAAAATAAAAGGAGATAATTAAACAAACGACTAAAGGTTGATATTTTCAAACAACACAGCTTGCTAGAAATATAAAACTCTCCCCTTCAGTTACTTATAAAGGCTTTTAATGTCAGGGTTGAGTACAAATAAAAATAAGGTATTAGAATGAAAAAAATAAAACAGCCACTTCTGTTATCAACACTTTGCTTGAGCTTGATCACGGCCGGTGTTCACGCTTCTACATCCTATCAGGCACTGTCTCCAAATTCTGCTGAACAGCAAATCGGCCAGATCAGTTATGACACCATTCTGGGTGAGAATGGTGCCTTTATCGATTTAGAGACTGATGAGTTCGTTTTAAATCAAAAAGAGTGGTTCCAGATTCAAACCTATGTTGAAGGTGCTTTGTCATTGCCAATTACAGAGGCGAGCATGAAATCAGCATTTGATATCGCTGACGATGTACCGTTTTCAAACTTCAAAGCCCTGGTGGAGCAATACGGCAAAGTCCACGCAGAAGCGTTTTACTGGAAACAGGACCTTTACCCAGACATTGTCGATTTAGCTTTGTCTCTATCCAATTATAACGATATTCAGAAGTACATGATTAACCCTCTGAGCGATCAACTGACTGTCATCCTCAACAAGTCTTTTTCTCCTCTACCCGCAGATGTTCAGGCAGTTGAGCAAGCACGCCAGCTTTCTATTGCGTATTTAAACGCTTTAAAAAACTTCTCAGTTAATAATCAACAGAAGGTGCAAAAAGCCAGTGAAGACTTGCTGACGTTCGCTACCAAAATTGAAGAGCAGAAGTTGCAATTAGATGTATTAAAAAGCACTCACAGTGGTTATTTGGAAGATGATGGCAGCGAACTACAACAACGAGTGAATGACCTCAACAATCGTATCGACCAACTCAATAAAGATTACTCTCACTATGTGACTGTTGCCGCAACAGCCGTGACTTACGCTTGGTTCCCTGCTGTCGCTATTCCTATCATGGGTGTTTATGGTGACAAAGCAGAGAAGGCAAGAAAACTCCGTAACCAGCTTCAGGATGAAGCAAAGGTACTTGAGGCCCAGCTGTCTACCACTCAAAAGGTCTATAACTCTTACACTCGTTCAACAGAAAGCATCAAGATCATTTCAAGCAAAATCGAAAATGCGATCCCTTATGTGAACAAGCTAAAGCTTCACTGGCAGAAGATGAATAACGACTTCGATTCGTTAATCGTCGCGCTTGAAGCCGCGGAGTCAAATGCTGAAATTCTGCAATCTAATGCGGTTCTGGCCGCAGCTGGAGCAATGGCAAACACCGCAGTTGCAGAACAAAACTGGAACACTATCAGCGAAAAAGCGAAAACATTCGCTAACAACGCGTACATTCAAAAAGCCGAATAGTCCTATTCCGGTATAAACCCATAACGGGATTCAGTCCCTAAACCCCTTCCCCACCCTCGCTTATGCGCTGGGTGCGGGAAAGCCTACCCAAAATCTTTATTGGGTAGCACCTCATAAGGAAATAAAAATGAAAAAAATCCTTACACTTGCTGTGACCACAGCAATATCAAATGGGGTTATGGCCTCAGATTGGCTCGACATTAATAACCTACCTGCAAACACACAATACCCAGCGTGGCTTGATAGCCCGTACTCAAAAACAGACTCAGTCACTCGTTCAACATCTGATCTGTATATCAATCTTAAGCAATGGATAACACAGCAAAACCTGTATCAAACTAAACCAACCCAACTCTTTATTTTTGCTGACACAATCGACGTGACCGACAACTTCAACCTGGTGATGAACAACCAGAGCATTGTTATCTTTGCACGTAAGATTGTTGGTAATGGCACCCCTACTTTCGTCCTTGGCCAACAAGGCGCGGCGGCTTCCATTACGGTAATCGCAGAGGAAATGGAAACGCCGTTTAATGTACTCGCTTTCACCCCAGAGGGAGGCGTTACTGCCGACACAATTGGAACCAGCGAGAATACGGGCACTTCCATCATTCTCTCTGGCGAGCATTACATCAAACAACAGCTAACCGATGATCTTGCCGCCAACTTTCAGCTAGCAAAATCGCAATTTTCTGACATTGTAAACCGTTCATTCGACATGGCTCTCAGCCTATATGACGAACAGCCGCAGACCAGTCTAGCCTTACTGAACTGGGTTGAACGCAGCATGCGCAATGCAGGCGCGACAGTGTCCGATGACCCATTACTGACGGATCTCTACTTGCAAACTGTTGCGTTCAAACAGTTTACCGATTTGAGTAGTCGGTCGGATAACTTCGTACCTTATCTTGACCGCTCGCTGTATCAGGAAAAATACAGAGCGTATCTCAATGCCATGATTGCTTTTGAACAAAAGCGAGATATTGTGACAAGCCGAAATACTCAGGTCGAAGATAAAATTGAAAACGCTCAGCTTGCTCTGGGCAATATCGAAGACGTCCTGCAATCTCAGAATGCTGTTGTCGAGCAGTCAGAGCAGAATATCTCCAAGCTGATTGATAGTGTCTCTGAGGTGGAAAGTCAGTATAAAACTCAGGAGCTTACAGCACTCAGTGCTCGTAGTAACTACCTGTATGGTGTTGAGGTATGGAAAACTCAACAGCAGCTTAACGCGGCGTTAGCGATATTCAAAGCAATCGCAGAAATTGGTAGTGCAGTGAGCGGTGTCTTCACGGGAAACTTATCAGGGATTAACGATGTGACGGAGCAGCTGGCTAAAACTCCCGAAGCCCTTGATAAAGCGAAAAATCTGGTAACTAACGTTAAAAATGTAACAGGGATTATCGACAATATAACCAAAACCGTCGCCGGGATTGCTTCCTTGACCAACGAAGTAAAGTCGACAATTAGGATGCAACGTATCTCAGAGAAAATGGATTCTTTCGATTTCGCGGTGCCATCTTTGAGTGAAAGTAACTTAGCTTGGGATCTTATGATCGCAGAGGTTAGGAGCAATCTACGATACGCGGATTCTCTTGGCATTAGAGGGGCACGCGTATATCTACTTGAGTTAGAAAAGCAAGTCTTACTAGGAAAAGCAATCAATGCTTCTCAGCTAAACCTAGTACAAGAGCAAGCGAAACTGGTCGATCTCCTGTTAACACGCAAAGTGACCATTAACCAGAAAGAGCGCCTGAATCATCTGATTGCAAATGCAAACCAAGATAGTGACGCACTGAAAAAAGTAGAACAGGAATTATCTCGCGTTTCATTGCACTTTAAACGTCCTATGTATGTAGCGCTTTCAAATTACGTTGCAGCCTACGAATATTGGGCACTGAAAAAAAAGCGATATCAAACCCAGCCTGAGCAAGTCCTATCTAGATTATCAATTTGATTTAGCGGCGATTGAAAACGAGTATGTCAATGCACTAAATCGTTTCCAACCTGCGCCACAGGACTTCAACATCGATAACTTTGTCATTGACGATACGAAACAAATTGAAGCTCTAGCTAAGACGGGAGAGTTTAACTTCAACATCCCACTTGAACAATCACAGTTTTGTGCGTTTGATCGAGTCAGACTCGACAAGATCCGCGTCTTCTTTGAGGGTGAGAATCTTCCTTATGGGAAGCAGTTCAATCTGACGATTTCAAATGGTGGCAACTATTACGATAGATTTGGACAAGAGGAATTCAAGTTTAGTGCTAATCCAATAACAAGAGCATTCTACTACCGTCTCGATGATGCGTTAAGCAACCAGGTCAGTATCATCACAGACGGGGCTTTGTCGAATAAATTCGCTTATGCCTACTTTGAGCCAACTCCCTTTACGAGCTGGAACGTAGCTCTCAATAACTTTGATCACAATAACGCAGACAGCAATCAGTACCTTCATTCTGTCAAACGTTTAAGAATTGAGTTTTCTGGCAGCGGCATACCAAACGGAAGAGGTTGTTCAAACTGAGGAGAATAGAGGCAATCATTAAAA
This DNA window, taken from Vibrio neptunius, encodes the following:
- a CDS encoding ketoacyl-ACP synthase III, with product MTTFYAEITGWGKCVPPTTLSNDDLSTFLDTSDEWIRTRTGIENRRISHVNTSDMSTVAAKHALACAGLEANDIDLLIVATCSPDSLIPNIASKVSQNLGMIGTTAFDLNAACTGFIYSLETATRMIQAGNYNNALVIGAERLSFYIDWTMRDTAVLFGDGAGAVVLSKTDKPVGLQQAQLGCDSKGRDILSVPKFGTSMDRFAADSGYWEFNFVGKEIFKRAVKGMGSAAQNVLARSKLSTQDVDVVIPHQANIRIIQTLCDLSGISQEKAFVNIHKYGNTSAATVPLALCEAMEEGFVKPGDNLLLAAFGAGLTWGAGHIKWGDRVTPLGRSDAALPECDKSALELLDEAIKFCKEHAPS
- the trxC gene encoding thioredoxin TrxC, translated to MSTFNTRCPSCSGVNRVPNERVSESPKCGKCQSDLLDGAPIEGTELNFDAILNSSQPVVVDFWAPWCNPCVGFAPVFSDVAKERANNVRFVKIDTESQQNLAAKYQIRSIPTVMVFKDGKRVDIINGALPKGQFDQWLNDALTK
- a CDS encoding MFS transporter; this translates as MENILAPAPKARISVPVIALALYAVASGYLMSLIPLMLPEYGLHSSLASWLASVFYAGLLVGAIAIEPLVTRLGHKSAFVLCLSVFITTIFALPVFTNSVAWMCARFLAGISVAGVFVIVESWLLHGDEAARAKRLGLYMAALYGGSAIGQLGIGILGVNGGVPFIAILTLLILAIVVLLFGETDQPQSAHTTNLSFKQITRLSHAAIVGCMVSGLILGAIYGLMPLELAQQGIDHDDLGGLMALIILGGMAVQPVVPWMSKYFGRTLLMAFFCLVGSAAISLIMLDDNIRVLALSLFLLGVAAFALYPIAINLGCDKLDSQYIVSATQVMLFSYSLGSVFGPIIAGWYMSGDHGLMGYLFAILLTTCLTMLVASIKTKHQAIAGE
- a CDS encoding DUF4174 domain-containing protein codes for the protein MRCLILILLLIQSIGLAWSYPAYSPKWAHRSVIYFAPTNDEHVKQFLLETLINECELSDRDVITLVVTQDGFTIPSWVKNEFNLLSMFRVYDVEPGTHTAILIGKDGSEKLRWGKATDWENIKQTIDRMPMRQREIKQRPSPCSA
- a CDS encoding alpha-xenorhabdolysin family binary toxin subunit A, whose amino-acid sequence is MKKIKQPLLLSTLCLSLITAGVHASTSYQALSPNSAEQQIGQISYDTILGENGAFIDLETDEFVLNQKEWFQIQTYVEGALSLPITEASMKSAFDIADDVPFSNFKALVEQYGKVHAEAFYWKQDLYPDIVDLALSLSNYNDIQKYMINPLSDQLTVILNKSFSPLPADVQAVEQARQLSIAYLNALKNFSVNNQQKVQKASEDLLTFATKIEEQKLQLDVLKSTHSGYLEDDGSELQQRVNDLNNRIDQLNKDYSHYVTVAATAVTYAWFPAVAIPIMGVYGDKAEKARKLRNQLQDEAKVLEAQLSTTQKVYNSYTRSTESIKIISSKIENAIPYVNKLKLHWQKMNNDFDSLIVALEAAESNAEILQSNAVLAAAGAMANTAVAEQNWNTISEKAKTFANNAYIQKAE